A single region of the Phalacrocorax carbo chromosome 4, bPhaCar2.1, whole genome shotgun sequence genome encodes:
- the NMU gene encoding neuromedin-U codes for MGSLCHQQPPAAAPQRCLRRAGDGAALPGTPLLLVLLFLAASMSACKGAPMPSQAVKADQDLQLWKEIDDACSAYLSTDSQPQVSQIEASSVLEELCFLVMRFLQKLQGLDEKDNTKRFLFHYSKTHDSGNSDIMSSVLHPLLQLVPQLNERRLKRYKVDEELQGPGGIQSRGYFFYRPRNGRRSVDFH; via the exons ATGGGAAgcctctgccaccagcagccccccgcagccgccccccagcgCTGCCTGAGGAGGGCAGGGGACGGCGCGGCGCTGCCGGGGACCCCGCTGCTGCtcgtcctcctcttcctcgccgCCTCGATGTCTGCTTGCAAAG GTGCACCGATGCCATCCCAAGCAGTCAAGGCAGATCAGGATTTGCAGCTGTGGAAAGAG ATAGATGATGCATGTTCTGCCTACCTGTCCACAGATTCTCAGCCTCAGGTGAGTCAGATAGAG GCATCCAGTGTGCTGGAAGAACTTTGTTTTCTGGTCATGAGATTTCTCCAGAAACTACAG GGTTTAGATGAAAAAGACAACACCAAAAGG TTCTTATTTCATTATTCTAAGACTCATGACTCAGGCAACTCAGACATCATG TCGTCTGTCCTGCATCCTTTGCTGCAACTTGTTCCCCAGCTTAATGAGAGAAGACTGAAGAGATACAAAGTGGAC gaagagcTTCAAGGACCTGGAGGGATTCAAAGTAGAGGCTACTTTTTCTACAGG